A region from the Prionailurus viverrinus isolate Anna chromosome E2, UM_Priviv_1.0, whole genome shotgun sequence genome encodes:
- the TSHZ3 gene encoding teashirt homolog 3: MPRRKQQAPRRAAAYVSDELKAAALAEEDIDPEESTADGEPSAKYMCPEKELGKSCPSYQNSPAAEFSSHEMDSESHISETSDRMADFESGSIKNEEETKEVAVPLEDTTVSDSLEQMKAVYNNFLSNSYWSNLHLNLHPPSSEKNNGGGSSSSSSSSSSSCGSGSFDWHQSAMAKTLQQVSQSRVLPEPSLFSTVQLYRQSSKLYGSIFTGASKFRCKDCSAAYDTLVELTVHMNETGHYRDDNHETDNNNPKRWSKPRKRSLLEMEGKEDAQKVLKCMYCGHSFESLQDLSVHMIKTKHYQKVPLKEPVTPVAAKIIPAARKKASLELELPSSPDSTGGTPKAVMPDTNDVLQKNSNPYITPNNRYGHQNGASYAWHFEARKSQILKCMECGSSHDTLQELTAHMMVTGHFIKVTNSAMKKGKPIMETPVTPTITTLLDEKVQSVPLAATTFTSPANTPASVSPKLNVEVKKEVDKDKAVPDEKPKEKEKPCEEEEKYDISSKYHYLTENDLEESPKGGLDILKSLENTVTSAINKAQNGTPSWGGYPSIHAAYQLPNMMKLSLGSSGKSAPLKPMFGNSEIVSPTKTQTLVSPPSSQTSPMPKTNFHAMEELVKKVTEKVTKAEEKTKEPEGKLSPPKRATPSPCSSEISEPIKMEASSSDGGFKSQEGSPSPQRDGCKEESPPAEPVENGKELAKPMSSGLSSSTAIITDHPPEQPFVNPLSALQSVMNIHLGKAAKPSLPALDPMSMLFKMSNSLAEKAAVATPPPLQSKKADHLDRYFYHVNNDQPIDLTKGKSDKGCSLGSVLLSPTSTSPATSSSTVTTAKTSAVVSFMSNSPLRENALSDISDMLKNLTESHTSKSSTPSSISEKSDIDGATLEEAEEATPAQKRKGRQSNWNPQHLLILQAQFAASLRQTSEGKYIMSDLSPQERMHISRFTGLSMTTISHWLANVKYQLRRTGGTKFLKNLDTGHPVFFCNDCASQIRTPSTYISHLESHLGFRLRDLSKLSTEQINNQIAQTKSPSEKLATSSPEEDLGTSYQCKLCNRTFASKHAVKLHLSKTHGKSPEDHLLYVSELEKQ, translated from the coding sequence CCTACGTTTCCGATGAGTTAAAGGCTGCCGCCCTGGCAGAAGAGGATATAGACCCCGAGGAGAGCACGGCAGATGGGGAGCCCTCGGCCAAGTACATGTGCCCGGAGAAGGAGCTCGGCAAGAGCTGCCCCAGTTACCAGAACTCCCCGGCGGCTGAGTTTTCCAGCCACGAGATGGACAGCGAGTCCCACATCAGTGAGACCAGTGACCGCATGGCTGACTTTGAAAGCGGCTCCATCAAGAACGAAGAGGAGACCAAGGAGGTGGCGGTCCCCCTGGAAGACACGACCGTGTCGGACAGCCTGGAGCAGATGAAGGCCGTGTACAACAACTTCCTGTCCAACTCCTACTGGTCCAACCTGCACCTCAACCTGCACCCGCCGTCGTCGGAGAAGAACaacggcggcggcagcagcagcagcagcagcagcagcagcagcagctgcggCAGCGGGAGCTTCGACTGGCACCAGAGCGCCATGGCCAAGACCCTGCAGCAGGTGTCGCAGAGCCGCGTGCTGCCCGAGCCCAGCCTCTTCAGCACCGTGCAGCTGTACCGGCAGAGCAGCAAGCTCTACGGCTCCATCTTCACGGGCGCCAGCAAGTTCCGCTGCAAGGACTGCAGCGCCGCCTACGACACGCTGGTGGAGCTGACCGTGCACATGAACGAGACGGGGCACTACCGCGACGACAACCACGAGACCGACAACAACAACCCCAAGCGCTGGTCCAAGCCCCGCAAGCGCTCCTTGCTGGAGATGGAGGGCAAGGAGGACGCCCAGAAGGTGCTGAAGTGCATGTACTGCGGCCACTCGTTCGAGTCTCTGCAGGACCTGAGCGTCCACATGATCAAAACGAAACACTACCAAAAAGTGCCTCTGAAGGAGCCCGTGACTCCCGTCGCAGCCAAAATCATCCCTGCCGCCCGGAAGAAAGCTTCGCTGGAGCTGGAGCTCCCCAGCTCCCCGGATTCCACGGGCGGGACCCCCAAGGCTGTGATGCCCGACACCAACGACGTGCTTCAGAAGAACTCCAACCCCTACATCACGCCAAATAACCGGTACGGCCACCAGAACGGGGCCAGCTACGCGTGGCACTTTGAAGCCCGGAAGTCCCAGATCCTGAAGTGCATGGAGTGCGGCAGCTCCCACGATACCCTGCAGGAGCTCACCGCCCACATGATGGTCACCGGCCACTTCATCAAGGTCACGAACTCGGCCATGAAGAAGGGCAAGCCCATCATGGAGACGCCCGTCACGCCCACCATCACGACCCTGCTGGACGAGAAGGTGCAGTCCGTGCCCCTGGCCGCCACCACGTTCACGTCCCCCGCCAACACCCCCGCCAGCGTCTCCCCGAAGCTGAACGTGGAGGTCAAGAAGGAGGTTGACAAGGACAAGGCGGTCCCCGACGAGAAGCCCAAGGAAAAGGAGAAGCCCTGCGAAGAAGAGGAGAAATACGACATCTCTTCCAAGTACCACTATTTGACTGAAAACGACCTAGAGGAGAGCCCCAAGGGGGGCCTGGATATCCTGAAGTCCCTGGAGAACACCGTGACGTCGGCGATCAACAAGGCGCAGAACGGCACCCCCAGCTGGGGGGGCTACCCCAGCATCCACGCCGCCTACCAGCTCCCCAACATGATGAAGCTGTCCCTGGGCTCGTCGGGGAAGAGCGCGCCCCTGAAACCCATGTTCGGCAACAGCGAGATCGTGTCTCCCACGAAAACCCAGACCCTGGTCTCTCCCCCCAGCAGCCAGACCTCGCCCATGCCCAAGACGAACTTTCACGCCATGGAGGAGCTGGTGAAGAAAGTCACCGAGAAGGTTACCAAAGCGGAGGAGAAGACGAAGGAGCCGGAGGGCAAGCTGTCTCCGCCCAAGCGGGCCACCCCGTCCCCGTGCAGCAGCGAAATCAGCGAGCCCATCAAGATGGAGGCGTCCAGCAGCGACGGGGGCTTCAAAAGCCAGGagggcagccccagcccccagcgggACGGCTGCAAGGAGGAGAGCCCCCCGGCAGAGCCGGTGGAGAACGGCAAGGAGCTGGCGAAACCCATGAGCAGCGGCCTGAGCAGCAGCACGGCCATCATCACCGACCACCCGCCCGAACAGCCTTTCGTGAACCCGCTGAGTGCCCTCCAGTCGGTCATGAACATCCACCTGGGCAAGGCTGCCAAGCCCTCCCTGCCCGCCCTCGACCCCATGAGCATGCTTTTCAAGATGAGCAACAGCCTGGCCGAGAAGGCGGCCGTGGCCACGCCGCCGCCCCTGCAGTCCAAGAAGGCGGACCACCTCGACCGCTATTTCTACCACGTCAACAACGACCAGCCCATAGACTTGACAAAAGGGAAGAGTGACAAGGGCTGCTCTTTGGGTTCAGTGCTTTTGTCACCCACGTCCACATCCCCGGCAACCTCCTCATCCACGGTGACAACGGCAAAGACATCTGCCGTCGTATCATTCATGTCAAACTCGCCGCTCCGCGAGAATGCCTTGTCAGATATATCCGATATGCTGAAGAACTTGACAGAGAGCCACACGTCAAAGTCCTCCACTCCTTCCAGCATCTCCGAGAAGTCTGACATTGACGGGGCCACTCTGGAGGAGGCCGAGGAGGCGACGCCCGCGCAGAAGAGGAAGGGCCGCCAGTCAAACTGGAACCCCCAGCACCTGCTCATCCTCCAGGCCCAGTTTGCCGCCAGCCTCCGGCAGACCTCCGAGGGGAAGTACATCATGTCCGACCTGAGCCCCCAGGAACGCATGCACATCTCGAGGTTCACCGGGCTCTCCATGACCACCATCAGCCACTGGCTGGCCAACGTGAAATACCAGCTTCGAAGGACAGGTGGAacaaagttcctcaaaaacttggACACCGGCCACCCCGTGTTCTTTTGTAATGACTGCGCGTCACAAATCAGGACTCCCTCCACGTACATCAGTCACCTGGAGTCACACCTGGGCTTCCGGCTCCGGGACTTGTCCAAACTGTCCACCGAACAGATTAACAATCAAATAGCACAAACCAAGTCGCCCTCAGAAAAACTGGCGACATCCTCCCCGGAGGAGGACCTGGGGACCTCCTACCAGTGCAAACTTTGCAATCGGACCTTTGCAAGCAAGCATGCGGTTAAGCTTCACCTTAGCAAAACACACGGGAAATCCCCAGAAGACCACCTTCTGTACGTCTCTGAGTTAGAGAAGCAGTAG